One segment of Tenrec ecaudatus isolate mTenEca1 chromosome 1, mTenEca1.hap1, whole genome shotgun sequence DNA contains the following:
- the LOC142426117 gene encoding serpin B9-like, which produces METLSDAHGTFAIRLLKLLCQENASGNVFFSPLSISSALAMVFLGTKGDTAAQIAQALSLNAEKDLHQGFQLLLTEMNKPGTQYWLRIANGLFGEETCDILSTFQESCLEFYQAKLELLSFAKAAEKSRKHINSWVSKKTEGKIQDLLPRNSVGPQTSLVLINAIYFKGRWDEEFNEAHTRTMPFKINQREQRPVQMMFQEGTFKITYIKDVQAQILEMPYVGKELSMVILLPDDDVDLSTVEKELTFENFAAWTKPECGSSTEVEVLLPRFRLEENYDMDSVLQTLGVVDVFHQGKADFSAMSARTDLFLSKFVHKTFVEVTEEGTEAAAASGVMVMGCCFVDKPRFCADHPFLFFIRHNKTNSLLFGGRFASP; this is translated from the exons ATGGAGACACTCAGCGATGCACACGGCACGTTTGCCATCCGTCTGTTAAAACTACTATGTCAAGAAAACGCTTCAGGCAATGTGTTCTTTTCGCCCTTGAGCATTTCTTCGGCTCTGGCCATGGTCTTCCTGGGGACAAAAGGAGACACAGCTGCCCAGATAGCCCAG GCACTTTCTTTAAATGCAGAGAAAGATCTTCACCAAGGGTTCCAGTTGCTTCTCACTGAAATGAACAAGCCCGGCACTCAGTACTGGCTCAGAATCGCCAACGGGCTCTTTGGAGAAGAGACTTGTGACATCCTCTCA ACCTTCCAGGAATCCTGCCTTGAGTTCTACCAGGCGAAGCTGGAGCTGCTTTCCTTTGCTAAAGCTGCAGAGAAGTCCAGGAAGCACATCAACTCTTGGGTCTCAAAAAAGACTGAAG GTAAAATTCAAGACTTGTTGCCAAGAAACTCTGTTGGGCCACAAACCAGCCTGGTTCTCATTAACGCTATCTACTTCAAAGGAAGGTGGGATGAAGAATTTAATGAAGCTCACACGAGGACAATGCCTTTTAAAATAAACCAG AGGGAGCAAAGACCAGTACAGATGATGTTTCAAGAAGGCACATTTAAAATCACCTACATCAAAGACGTGCAGGCCCAGATCCTGGAGATGCCCTATGTAGGGAAAGAGCTGAGCATGGTCATTCTGCTCCCTGATGACGATGTGGACCTGAGTACG GTGGAAAAGGAGCTCACTTTTGAAAACTTTGCAGCTTGGACCAAGCCAGAGTGCGGGAGCAGCACTGAAGTGGAAGTCCTCCTTCCAAGGTTCAGGCTGGAAGAAAATTATGACATGGATTCCGTGCTCCAGACGTTAGGGGTGGTTGATGTCTTTCATCAGGGAAAGGCTGATTTTTCTGCCATGTCGGCGAGAACAGATCTGTTTCTGTCCAAGTTTGTTCATAAGACCTTCGTGGAGGTGACTGAGGAGGGCACGGAGGCCGCAGCTGCATCAGGCGTGATGGTGATGGGGTGCTGCTTTGTGGACAAGCCTCGATTCTGTGCTGACCACCCTTTCCTTTTCTTCATCAGACACAACAAAACCAACAGCCTCCTCTTCGGCGGCAGGTTCGCGTCCCCCTGA